A single window of Zootoca vivipara chromosome 17, rZooViv1.1, whole genome shotgun sequence DNA harbors:
- the LOC118075568 gene encoding heat shock 70 kDa protein-like — protein MGADLSLEKVQDTSNSSNASPPQSTPRVKTAASRTRPRAPAVGIDLGTTYSCVAVCQKGKVDVLANDHSSHTTPSCVAFTEKERLVGEPAELLRGLNPENTIFGAKRLIGRRYEDPSVQSDLNHWPFRVAAGSGGKAKVHVSHRGMEKSFYPEEISAMVLSKLKQVAEAHLGRPVTQAVITVPAYFNDAQRQATIDAGAIAGLKVLRLINEPTAAAIAYGLNDSRQWKERRNILVFDLGGGTFDVSILTAQDGVFEVLATAGDTHLGGEDFDQRLANQLTQEFKRKHKEDLSQCNKAKQRLKAACEKAKRVLSSNITAIVSVDSLYKGVDFHTTITRASFEGLCSDLFQSTMVYVERALEEAGIKKTQIDDVVLVGGSTRIPMIQRLLSQFFDGQDLCRVINPDEAVAHGAAIQAAILTGQRYQSLQNLLLLDVTPVSLGLETVGGVMDVVVKRNSPIPTKETRNFSTTEDNQNSLFLQVYEGERTLTKHNRLLGTLTLGGLQPAPRCMPVIVVTFHIDHNNILTVTATERSTGNQNQLTITDTRGRLDREEMERIIHEEEEYWAQEKAEQEKNEALNSLEASTLQLKRVAVEEKALDDRAKRRVLEMCEETAAWMEGNQKAPKKEYEERKRELEDVCYSIITHFSSDGGDLSQMQGRGKC, from the coding sequence ATGGGAGCAGACCTCAGCCTTGAGAAAGTTCAAGacaccagcaacagcagcaatgccTCCCCGCCACAGTCTACCCCCAGGGTTAAAACAGCAGCGTCCAGAACTCGCCCCAGGGCCCCAGCTGTGGGCATAGACCTGGGCACCACCTACTCCTGTGTGGCAGTCTGCCAGAAGGGAAAGGTGGACGTCCTCGCCAACGACCACAGCAGCCACACCACGCCCAGCTGCGTGGCTTTCACTGAGAAGGAACGCCTGGTCGGGGAGCCAGCCGAGTTGCTGCGGGGCCTTAACCCAGAGAACACCATCTTTGGTGCAAAGCGGCTCATCGGCCGCAGGTATGAAGACCCGTCGGTGCAGTCCGACCTGAACCACTGGCCATTCCGTGTAGCTGCGGGCAGTGGCGGCAAAGCCAAAGTCCACGTGTCGCACAGAGGGATGGAGAAGTCCTTCTACCCGGAGGAAATCTCGGCAATGGTGCTGTCCAAGCTGAAGCAGGTGGCGGAGGCCCACCTGGGCCGCCCAGTCACGCAGGCCGTCATCACCGTCCCGGCATACTTCAACGACGCCCAGCGCCAGGCAACGATTGACGCGGGCGCGATTGCAGGGCTCAAGGTCCTGAGGCTGATCAACGAACCCACGGCGGCTGCCATCGCTTACGGCCTGAATGACAGCAGGcagtggaaggagaggaggaacatCCTCGTATTCGACCTGGGCGGGGGGACCTTTGACGTCTCCATCCTCACTGCCCAGGACGGCGTCTTCGAGGTGTTAGCCACGGCTGGGGACACCCACTTGGGTGGGGAGGATTTTGACCAGCGGCTGGCGAACCAGCTCACCCAGGAGTTCAAGAGGAAACATAAGGAGGACCTCAGCCAGTGCAATAAGGCAAAGCAGAGGCTGAAGGCAGCCTGTGAGAAGGCCAAGCGAGTCCTGAGCTCTAATATCACGGCCATCGTCTCCGTCGACTCCCTCTACAAGGGGGTGGATTTCCACACAACCATCACCAGGGCCAGCTTCGAGGGCCTGTGCTCTGACCTCTTCCAGTCCACCATGGTCTATGTGGAGAGGGCACTGGAGGAGGCTGGCATCAAGAAGACCCAGATTGACGACGTTGTCCTTGTCGGGGGTTCCACCCGCATCCCCATGATCCAGAGGCTCCTCTCACAGTTTTTCGACGGGCAAGACTTGTGCAGGGTCATCAACCCAGATGAGGCAGTGGCCCATGGGGCGGCCATCCAAGCCGCCATCTTGACCGGCCAGCGGTACCAAAGCTTGCAGAACCTGCTCCTGTTGGACGTGACTCCCGTCTCCTTGGGGCTGGAGACGGTGGGAGGCGTGATGGATGTCGTGGTCAAGCGCAACTCTCCGATCCCCACAAAGGAAACCAGGAACTTCTCCACCACGGAGGACAACCAAAACAGCCTCTTCTTGCAAGTCTACGAAGGGGAGCGGACGTTGACCAAACACAACCGGCTCCTCGGAACACTCACGCTGGGCGGGCTCCAACCTGCCCCACGGTGCATGCCGGTAATTGTGGTCACCTTCCACATCGACCACAACAACATTCTCACCGTGACCGCTACGGAGAGGTCTACTGGCAACCAAAACCAGCTGACGATCACAGACACCCGTGGCCGGTTGGACAGAGAGGAGATGGAGCGAATCATCCATGAGGAGGAAGAGTACTGGGCTCAGGAGAAGGCCGAGCAGGAGAAGAACGAAGCCCTGAACTCTTTGGAGGCCAGCACTCTGCAACTGAAGAGGGTGGCTGTCGAGGAGAAGGCTCTGGATGACCGGGCAAAGAGGAGGGTCCTGGAGATGTGCGAGGAGACTGCCGCGTGGATGGAGGGCAACCAGAAAGCCCCGAAGAAGGAATACGAGGAACGGAAGAGGGAACTGGAGGACGTCTGCTATTCCATCATCACGCACTTCAGTTCTGACGGAGGGGATCTGTCACAGATGCAGGGAAGAGGGAAATGCTAG